In a single window of the Terrirubrum flagellatum genome:
- a CDS encoding ABC transporter permease, with protein MKPNRALVIVLQILFGIALLVAWHFSANIKVGSATLKFFLSAPIDVFWRVVKLFSEGDIWGHMWITFQETVYAFLIGSFAGVICGFALARNALAAAVADPYLKAANALPRVVLAPIFMLWLGLGIWSKVALGFSLVFFIVFFNVFQGVREVPPTILANARMLGFNERQLFRHVYWPAALTWMFSSLHTSVGFALVGAVVGEYLGSAAGLGYLIHQAEGVLDTTGVFAGMAILTAFVLVIDAFVTLIERRLLIWQPQGAQTTT; from the coding sequence ATGAAGCCAAATCGCGCGCTCGTCATTGTGCTGCAGATCCTGTTCGGGATCGCGCTGCTCGTCGCCTGGCATTTCTCCGCCAACATCAAGGTCGGGTCGGCGACGCTGAAGTTTTTTCTGTCCGCGCCGATCGACGTCTTCTGGCGCGTGGTGAAGCTGTTTAGCGAAGGCGACATCTGGGGCCACATGTGGATCACCTTCCAGGAGACGGTGTACGCCTTCCTGATCGGCTCCTTCGCCGGCGTGATCTGCGGCTTCGCTTTGGCGCGCAACGCGCTCGCTGCGGCTGTCGCTGATCCCTATCTCAAGGCGGCGAATGCTCTGCCGCGTGTCGTGCTGGCGCCGATCTTCATGCTGTGGCTCGGCCTCGGCATCTGGTCGAAGGTGGCGCTCGGCTTCAGCCTCGTCTTCTTCATCGTCTTCTTCAACGTGTTCCAGGGCGTGCGCGAAGTGCCGCCGACGATCCTCGCCAATGCGCGCATGCTCGGCTTCAACGAGCGCCAGCTCTTCCGCCATGTCTACTGGCCGGCGGCGCTGACCTGGATGTTCTCGTCGCTGCATACCTCGGTCGGCTTCGCGCTCGTCGGCGCCGTGGTCGGCGAATATCTGGGATCGGCGGCGGGGCTTGGCTATCTCATCCATCAGGCCGAGGGCGTGCTCGACACGACAGGCGTCTTCGCCGGCATGGCCATCCTGACCGCGTTCGTGCTCGTCATCGACGCGTTCGTGACTCTGATCGAGCGCCGCCTGCTGATCTGGCAACCGCAGGGCGCGCAGACCACGACTTGA